In Methanobacterium paludis, the following proteins share a genomic window:
- the ilvC gene encoding ketol-acid reductoisomerase, whose protein sequence is MKMYYNKDVDANVLKNKTVAVIGYGSQGLAQSRNMADSGLNVVVGLRKNGNSWKAASDAGMDVMSVEDAAEQGDVVHVLIPDEIQGKVYETSIKDKLEEGNTISFSHGYNIHYGYIKPAENINITMIAPKGPGSMVRQQYLEGFGVPGLVAVERDATGDALKIALAMGQGAGLTKAGVLETTFKEETETDLFGEQAVLCGGVTGLINAGFQTLVEAGYQPEIAYFETCHEMKLIVDLIYKKGFGNMWHDVSNTAEFGGLAIRDRIVTDETRKEMKQVLKEIQTGEFTKEFATENNAGAPMLNSLRRIEDDLQIEKVGAKLRKACGLQKED, encoded by the coding sequence ATGAAAATGTATTACAATAAAGACGTGGACGCAAACGTCTTAAAAAATAAAACCGTTGCAGTAATAGGATATGGAAGCCAGGGATTGGCACAATCAAGGAACATGGCAGACAGCGGATTAAACGTTGTTGTCGGACTTAGGAAAAACGGTAACTCCTGGAAAGCTGCATCAGATGCAGGCATGGATGTCATGAGCGTTGAAGATGCTGCAGAGCAAGGTGATGTTGTACACGTGCTTATACCTGACGAAATCCAGGGTAAAGTCTACGAAACATCAATAAAAGACAAATTAGAGGAAGGAAATACCATATCATTTTCACACGGTTACAACATACACTACGGTTACATAAAACCTGCTGAAAACATCAACATAACCATGATAGCCCCAAAAGGACCAGGTTCAATGGTAAGACAGCAGTATCTCGAAGGATTCGGAGTTCCAGGACTTGTTGCAGTTGAAAGAGACGCCACAGGAGACGCACTTAAAATAGCCCTTGCAATGGGCCAAGGAGCAGGACTCACAAAAGCTGGTGTCCTTGAAACAACATTCAAAGAAGAAACAGAAACAGACCTATTCGGTGAACAGGCCGTACTCTGTGGAGGAGTTACAGGACTCATAAATGCGGGTTTCCAGACCCTTGTTGAGGCAGGTTACCAGCCAGAGATCGCATACTTCGAAACATGCCACGAGATGAAGCTCATCGTTGACTTAATCTACAAGAAAGGATTCGGTAACATGTGGCACGATGTCAGTAACACAGCTGAATTCGGAGGACTCGCAATTAGAGACCGTATCGTAACAGATGAAACCCGTAAAGAGATGAAACAGGTCCTTAAAGAGATCCAAACCGGTGAATTCACCAAAGAATTTGCAACCGAAAACAACGCCGGAGCTCCAATGCTCAACAGCCTCAGGAGAATTGAGGATGACCTCCAGATCGAGAAAGTTGGTGCAAAATTAAGGAAAGCTTGCGGTTTACAGAAGGAAGATTAA
- the purD gene encoding phosphoribosylamine--glycine ligase: MRILVVGTGAREHAICRAIGNEAELHSIMSNKNPGIARISKFKISSEKDIEAVKKYALDNRIDMTVIGPEAPLEMGIVDALQEEGIGCVGPTKEAARIETDKAFMRNLFEDHKIPGSLVYKVFDNTHDAGDFIEDFGEDVVIKPVGLTGGKGVKIMGEHLKDASDAKSYIKEIIDNKISGHPKVVIEERLVGEEFTVQAFVDGSHVVPMPAAQDHPHAFEGDQGPITGGMGSYSDKNGLLPFLDQKSYDESVKIMEDTVKAIKTEVGPYRGILYGQFMLCKNGPRLVEYNARFGDPEAMNVLPLLNSSFVELSEGIVDGNLKKADFESKATVCKYVVPRGYPETKAANQVLNVDEAKINDAGAIVYYAAVNQKDDKIYTSSSRALGLVGIGDSIAEAEEICEKVTGHVKGDVYHRSDVGTAELIEKRIRHMEKIRGN; the protein is encoded by the coding sequence ATGAGAATTCTTGTTGTAGGAACCGGAGCAAGGGAACATGCAATATGTAGGGCCATCGGAAACGAAGCCGAATTACACTCAATAATGAGTAACAAAAACCCTGGAATAGCCAGGATATCAAAATTCAAGATTTCAAGCGAGAAAGACATTGAAGCGGTTAAAAAGTACGCACTGGACAATAGAATAGACATGACAGTAATAGGTCCGGAGGCACCCCTTGAGATGGGAATAGTTGACGCACTTCAAGAAGAAGGAATAGGATGTGTTGGCCCAACAAAGGAAGCAGCCAGGATAGAAACCGACAAAGCCTTCATGAGAAACCTTTTTGAGGACCATAAAATACCAGGGTCCCTGGTTTACAAGGTCTTTGACAACACCCATGATGCCGGAGACTTCATAGAGGACTTTGGTGAGGATGTTGTTATAAAACCTGTGGGATTAACAGGTGGTAAAGGTGTTAAAATTATGGGAGAGCACCTTAAAGATGCTTCTGATGCCAAAAGTTACATAAAAGAGATAATAGACAACAAGATAAGTGGCCATCCTAAGGTGGTAATAGAAGAAAGGCTTGTTGGTGAAGAATTCACAGTCCAGGCTTTTGTTGATGGAAGCCACGTTGTGCCTATGCCTGCTGCCCAGGATCACCCTCATGCATTTGAGGGGGATCAGGGACCTATAACTGGGGGAATGGGATCTTATTCCGATAAAAATGGCTTACTCCCATTTTTAGATCAGAAAAGTTACGATGAATCTGTTAAGATAATGGAAGACACTGTGAAGGCTATTAAAACAGAAGTTGGACCATACCGGGGAATTCTCTACGGTCAGTTCATGCTATGTAAAAACGGGCCAAGACTTGTCGAGTACAACGCAAGGTTCGGAGACCCGGAAGCCATGAACGTGCTCCCTCTTCTAAATTCAAGCTTTGTTGAACTATCCGAGGGCATAGTTGATGGAAACCTTAAAAAGGCCGATTTTGAAAGCAAGGCAACTGTCTGTAAGTACGTAGTTCCAAGAGGATACCCTGAAACTAAAGCAGCCAACCAGGTTTTGAACGTGGATGAGGCCAAAATAAATGATGCAGGGGCCATTGTTTACTACGCGGCTGTGAACCAGAAGGATGATAAAATATACACGTCTTCATCAAGGGCACTTGGACTTGTTGGAATTGGTGACAGCATAGCAGAAGCAGAAGAAATTTGTGAAAAAGTTACAGGCCATGTGAAGGGCGATGTGTACCACCGTAGCGATGTGGGAACAGCAGAGCTCATAGAAAAGAGGATCAGGCACATGGAAAAAATTAGAGGGAACTAA
- the argS gene encoding arginine--tRNA ligase, which translates to MYRILKKEAVKSLENAIEALGWGISGNIKVEEPPNSDMGDIASSVSFQLAKQLKRSPMEITQEIMDKIEAPEIFSRVESKGPYINFFADYNKFAKLVLESVDDDYGRLESKNTKIILEHTSANPNGPLHIGHIRNSIIGDSLARILRKAGYEVETQYYVNDMGRQIAMIVWGLLNMDYQMDPKGKPDHEIGKLYFNVNEKLRANPELKSEINTILKRYEKGKEKELQELFKTVVEKCIEGIKITSKRLNIEHDAFTWESTFVKNGDVENILKTLEGCIKRNEVPYLDLNEYGIEKELILTRSDGTSLYATRDLAYHLYKSKNFDEIVDVLGSDHKLAVKQLSAVLGMLGGKTPYVIFYEFITLPEGSMSTRRGVFISVDDLMEEAVQRAMKEMETRRPDLNGDEKTLIAEKVGIGAIRYYIARLSPEKHVVFKWNEALSFERGCASIQYSHARACKLLEKAGYRVGDTAPRYEDIADWNLEDPFEIELVKTMSKFSTVIEESAKTRRVHNLAQYAQDLAGAFNKFYKSVPVIDSDKEALRLLLVDKARITIRNCLELMGIDAPVSM; encoded by the coding sequence ATGTATAGAATACTAAAAAAAGAAGCAGTAAAATCATTGGAAAATGCAATTGAGGCGTTAGGTTGGGGAATATCCGGAAATATCAAGGTTGAAGAACCCCCTAACTCTGATATGGGGGACATTGCCAGTTCAGTTTCATTCCAGCTTGCAAAGCAGCTCAAAAGATCTCCAATGGAAATAACACAGGAGATAATGGATAAAATAGAGGCTCCGGAAATATTCAGCAGGGTTGAATCAAAGGGTCCCTACATAAACTTCTTTGCAGATTACAACAAATTCGCAAAACTAGTTTTAGAATCTGTAGACGATGATTATGGAAGGTTAGAATCAAAAAACACGAAAATAATCCTTGAACATACATCTGCAAACCCAAACGGGCCACTCCATATAGGACATATACGTAACTCAATAATAGGAGATTCATTAGCTCGAATATTGAGAAAAGCAGGTTATGAAGTTGAAACCCAGTACTACGTAAATGATATGGGCAGGCAGATAGCCATGATAGTGTGGGGACTTCTTAACATGGATTACCAGATGGATCCCAAGGGAAAGCCAGACCATGAGATTGGAAAGCTTTACTTCAATGTAAACGAAAAATTACGTGCTAATCCTGAACTTAAAAGTGAAATTAACACCATACTAAAAAGATATGAGAAGGGGAAGGAGAAAGAACTTCAGGAACTTTTCAAAACCGTGGTTGAAAAATGTATTGAGGGAATAAAAATCACTTCAAAACGTTTGAACATCGAACACGATGCATTCACATGGGAAAGCACATTCGTGAAAAACGGAGATGTGGAAAATATATTAAAAACCTTGGAAGGATGTATAAAAAGAAATGAAGTTCCATATCTTGATCTTAACGAGTACGGCATAGAAAAAGAGCTCATACTCACAAGATCAGATGGAACATCGTTATATGCCACAAGAGACCTGGCTTACCATCTCTATAAATCTAAAAACTTCGACGAGATCGTTGATGTCCTTGGATCAGACCATAAACTTGCAGTAAAACAGTTAAGTGCCGTTTTAGGGATGCTTGGCGGTAAAACTCCATACGTTATATTTTATGAGTTCATAACTCTCCCAGAAGGTTCAATGTCCACACGTAGGGGTGTTTTCATAAGTGTTGACGATCTCATGGAGGAAGCTGTCCAGCGCGCAATGAAGGAGATGGAGACCAGAAGACCCGACCTAAATGGGGATGAAAAAACATTGATCGCAGAAAAAGTGGGTATTGGGGCTATAAGGTATTACATAGCAAGACTATCCCCTGAAAAGCATGTAGTGTTCAAATGGAATGAAGCACTGAGCTTTGAGCGTGGCTGCGCATCAATACAGTACTCACACGCCCGGGCCTGCAAACTTCTTGAGAAAGCAGGGTACCGAGTTGGAGACACTGCTCCAAGATATGAAGATATTGCTGATTGGAACCTTGAAGACCCATTTGAAATTGAACTTGTGAAGACCATGTCCAAATTTTCAACGGTAATAGAGGAATCAGCAAAAACAAGGAGAGTGCACAACCTGGCCCAGTACGCCCAGGACCTTGCAGGAGCCTTCAACAAGTTTTACAAATCAGTGCCTGTGATCGATTCAGATAAAGAAGCTTTAAGACTGCTTTTAGTTGATAAGGCTAGGATAACCATTAGAAACTGTTTAGAGCTCATGGGGATCGATGCACCTGTTTCAATGTAA
- the argF gene encoding ornithine carbamoyltransferase, producing MKHLLSVTDVKENIFEILEQAEKFKKDPIMGEPLKSKTLAMIFQKASTRTRVSFEVAMFHLGGSGLYLSTEDLQLGRGEIIEDTARAMTRYVDGVMIRAKEHDDVVKFAEYSNVPVINGLTNVEHPCQALTDLLTIYENKGTYKVKLAFVGDGNNVCNSLLLAAALVGMDMTAVCPQGYEPDQEIFKQAQKYAEKSGSKIEITSNVSEGIKGADVVYTDVWVSMGDEEEASKREEDFKDYQVNMELLKHVKPDAIVMHCLPAIRGQEITDEVINCPQSVIWDQAENRMHTQKAVLYELLTDL from the coding sequence ATGAAACATCTTTTATCAGTCACAGATGTAAAGGAAAATATATTTGAGATACTTGAACAGGCGGAAAAGTTTAAAAAAGACCCTATAATGGGCGAACCGCTTAAAAGTAAGACGCTTGCAATGATCTTTCAGAAGGCATCAACAAGGACAAGGGTCTCCTTTGAAGTGGCTATGTTCCACCTTGGAGGCAGCGGTCTTTACCTATCTACAGAAGACCTGCAGCTCGGTCGCGGGGAAATAATCGAGGACACAGCAAGGGCAATGACCAGATACGTTGACGGTGTGATGATAAGGGCCAAAGAACATGATGATGTTGTTAAATTTGCTGAATACTCTAACGTACCGGTTATAAACGGTTTAACAAATGTTGAACATCCATGTCAGGCTCTCACAGATCTTCTAACCATATACGAGAATAAAGGTACGTACAAGGTTAAACTAGCATTTGTAGGGGATGGAAACAACGTTTGCAACTCGTTACTTCTTGCAGCTGCACTTGTTGGCATGGACATGACTGCTGTATGTCCACAGGGATACGAACCAGACCAGGAAATATTTAAACAGGCCCAGAAATACGCTGAAAAATCCGGATCCAAAATAGAAATAACCAGCAACGTTTCAGAGGGAATTAAAGGTGCAGATGTAGTTTATACCGACGTATGGGTAAGTATGGGTGATGAAGAGGAAGCTTCAAAACGTGAAGAAGATTTTAAGGATTATCAGGTTAACATGGAACTTTTAAAACATGTAAAACCAGATGCAATAGTGATGCACTGTTTACCTGCCATTAGGGGTCAGGAAATAACTGATGAAGTGATAAACTGCCCTCAATCTGTTATATGGGACCAGGCAGAAAACAGGATGCACACCCAGAAGGCAGTGCTTTACGAACTGTTAACAGACCTTTAA
- a CDS encoding YnfA family protein, with protein sequence MGYIKVNYMEIVKSLFYFFLAGLFEIGGGYLIWLWLREGAGIQ encoded by the coding sequence ATGGGATACATCAAGGTGAACTACATGGAAATAGTTAAATCTCTCTTTTACTTCTTTTTGGCGGGCTTGTTTGAGATCGGTGGGGGTTACCTCATCTGGCTTTGGCTTAGGGAAGGTGCAGGTATTCAATAG
- a CDS encoding signal peptidase I, with protein MVDTKEIISYVAIILIGIIIAQHMNVVVSGSMEPVFYRGDVVVIEKTDFLGLNEINASDLSVGNIVIYHATWFPDPVIHRIIYKGQDSQGKTYYITKGDNNPVQDPVVVYPDQVEAKVINIGNTPLIIPKIGYITLWIRGL; from the coding sequence ATGGTAGATACCAAAGAAATAATAAGTTACGTTGCAATTATACTTATCGGAATAATCATTGCCCAGCATATGAACGTGGTTGTTTCAGGAAGTATGGAACCCGTTTTTTACAGAGGGGACGTTGTTGTAATTGAAAAAACCGACTTTTTAGGGTTAAATGAAATAAATGCAAGTGACTTGAGCGTTGGTAATATCGTAATCTATCACGCCACATGGTTCCCAGATCCTGTGATACATCGAATCATCTATAAAGGACAAGATTCTCAGGGTAAGACATATTACATAACGAAGGGTGATAACAATCCTGTTCAAGACCCTGTAGTGGTGTATCCAGATCAGGTGGAGGCCAAAGTTATAAATATTGGCAACACCCCGCTGATAATACCAAAAATTGGATATATAACCCTCTGGATCAGAGGATTATAA
- a CDS encoding methanogenesis marker 12 protein: MVFVGMDHGTTGVSFTVLGNERVHFRIGREELSAGKASAVEELSKRVEIESIELMAITYAMGDGISAITPIEKVKDRGIISMGGAGKVTGGGTAVYDEIRESGIPTVLIPGLHKNTPCLDPRFKAAYSHHASPEKISISYNAYKETGFDNMLVSDISSNTVTMLIEDGQIKGAMDACIGAMGIVHGPLDLEMLRDIDDGTKTANECFSNAGAVKVAGVDTKVARAKDEILKMYLEGNKKAKLAIETMIMTINMEIWGLAGIANKPIEGIILTGSIGSMQELIDIFGRVKENVQDIAPVVNLPATSGSVGSAQIAEAVFEGKKEILGIKVKG; encoded by the coding sequence ATGGTTTTTGTTGGCATGGATCATGGTACAACAGGAGTTTCATTTACAGTACTTGGTAATGAACGGGTACACTTCAGGATCGGGAGGGAAGAACTGTCGGCAGGCAAAGCATCTGCAGTTGAAGAACTTTCAAAAAGAGTCGAAATAGAATCCATAGAACTTATGGCCATAACATACGCCATGGGCGATGGTATAAGTGCAATAACTCCCATTGAAAAGGTAAAAGATAGGGGAATAATATCAATGGGCGGTGCAGGTAAAGTTACAGGCGGGGGAACCGCAGTATACGATGAAATAAGAGAATCTGGCATTCCCACAGTTTTAATACCCGGACTTCACAAAAACACCCCCTGCCTTGACCCCAGATTCAAAGCTGCTTATTCTCACCATGCAAGCCCTGAAAAGATCAGCATATCCTACAACGCTTATAAAGAAACTGGTTTTGATAACATGCTGGTCTCGGACATTAGCTCCAACACCGTGACCATGTTGATCGAGGATGGACAGATAAAAGGAGCTATGGACGCATGTATTGGTGCAATGGGAATTGTGCACGGCCCTCTGGACCTTGAAATGTTGAGGGATATAGATGATGGTACTAAAACTGCCAACGAATGTTTTTCAAACGCAGGGGCCGTTAAAGTGGCCGGTGTTGACACTAAGGTGGCCAGGGCCAAGGATGAGATTCTTAAAATGTACCTTGAGGGTAACAAGAAAGCGAAACTCGCAATTGAAACCATGATAATGACCATAAACATGGAGATCTGGGGTCTTGCAGGGATAGCAAACAAACCTATCGAAGGAATTATACTTACAGGCTCTATAGGCTCGATGCAGGAACTTATCGACATTTTTGGAAGGGTAAAAGAGAATGTTCAGGATATTGCCCCTGTTGTAAATCTCCCGGCAACTTCAGGTTCAGTTGGAAGCGCTCAAATAGCCGAAGCTGTTTTTGAAGGGAAAAAAGAAATTTTAGGGATAAAAGTTAAGGGTTAA
- the ilvN gene encoding acetolactate synthase small subunit has product MDEQRTHIISTLVLNKPGVLQRVAGLFTRRGFNIENITVGTSEQESMARMTIIARGDEKILEQITKQLNKLIEVIKVRDLEPESTVERELCLIKVHTPTERVRSEIIQYTNIFRGKVIDVSPETVTIEITGTPDKIEALIDLLRSFGIKEISRTGPTAISRGTKTI; this is encoded by the coding sequence ATGGATGAACAGAGAACTCACATAATCAGTACCCTTGTACTTAACAAACCAGGTGTGCTCCAACGTGTTGCAGGACTCTTCACAAGAAGAGGCTTTAACATAGAGAACATCACGGTCGGTACTTCTGAACAGGAATCCATGGCAAGGATGACCATAATAGCCAGGGGCGATGAGAAAATCCTGGAACAGATAACCAAACAGCTGAACAAATTGATAGAGGTCATAAAGGTCAGGGACCTTGAACCTGAAAGCACAGTTGAAAGGGAACTTTGCCTCATCAAGGTGCACACACCAACAGAGAGGGTTAGATCAGAGATAATTCAATATACGAACATTTTCAGGGGAAAAGTAATTGATGTAAGTCCTGAAACCGTTACAATAGAAATTACAGGAACCCCTGACAAGATAGAAGCCCTTATAGATCTTTTAAGATCATTTGGAATAAAAGAAATATCAAGAACAGGACCTACGGCAATATCAAGGGGCACTAAGACCATCTGA
- a CDS encoding acetolactate synthase large subunit codes for MKGGEAIIKSLTDQGVDVVFGYPGGVLLPLYDVIYDSDMKHILVRHEQCAAHAADGYARASGKVGVCIGTSGPGATNLVTGIATAYMDSSPIIAIAGQVSTPLIGNDAFQEVDTLGMTMPITKHNFQAMHADEIPGLIKSAFYIANTGRPGPVVLDLPKDVQQEDFDFEKAEPMELPGYKPTKKGHPLQVKRATDLILSCKKPVILAGGGVILSGSSSELLRLSEILGAPVATSLMGKGSFPEDHPLSLGMLGMHGKQVANFTVDDCDCLIAIGCRFSDRTTGSLSKFAKDAKIVHIDVDPAEIGKNVDVDVPIVGDAKIVMQSLLQTISQKKVSAAVNTAAWTKHVSAFRKRSIPRVSFDEIPLKPQQVIKEISEAITDDTIVTTDVGQNQMWMAHYFTSRIPRTFLSSGGLGTMGFGFPAAIGAKVAKPETDVVAVCGDGGFLMVCQDLATIKDYDIPIVICVLDNRYLGMVAQWQKLFYNNRISHTKLGNVPDFVKLAESFDIKGEKVEKPGELKESLKRALNSGEPTLLDIVIDPDEILPMVPPGRGLTEIVGEYKVETEYPGEIPYKSKAREMEGD; via the coding sequence ATGAAGGGTGGCGAAGCCATAATCAAATCACTCACAGATCAGGGAGTAGACGTCGTTTTCGGATATCCCGGAGGAGTTCTACTTCCATTATACGATGTAATCTACGATTCGGACATGAAACATATATTAGTAAGGCACGAACAGTGTGCAGCCCACGCAGCTGACGGATACGCCAGGGCATCTGGAAAAGTTGGCGTATGTATTGGAACATCAGGACCAGGAGCCACAAACCTTGTTACAGGAATTGCAACGGCATATATGGACTCATCTCCAATAATTGCAATTGCAGGACAGGTTTCAACTCCTCTCATTGGTAACGATGCATTCCAGGAGGTGGATACCCTTGGAATGACCATGCCCATTACAAAACACAACTTCCAGGCAATGCACGCAGATGAAATACCCGGACTGATAAAATCAGCATTTTACATAGCTAATACCGGCCGACCTGGACCTGTTGTATTGGACCTTCCAAAGGATGTCCAGCAGGAAGATTTCGACTTTGAAAAGGCCGAACCCATGGAACTTCCAGGTTACAAACCAACCAAAAAAGGCCATCCTCTTCAGGTTAAAAGGGCTACTGACCTGATTTTAAGCTGCAAAAAACCTGTTATACTTGCAGGTGGTGGAGTTATATTATCAGGTTCGTCTTCAGAGCTTTTAAGACTTTCAGAAATCCTTGGGGCACCTGTTGCCACCTCTCTCATGGGAAAAGGATCGTTCCCTGAAGACCATCCATTATCCCTTGGAATGCTTGGTATGCACGGTAAACAGGTTGCAAATTTCACAGTAGATGATTGTGACTGTTTAATTGCCATAGGATGCAGGTTCTCGGATAGAACAACAGGATCTCTATCAAAATTTGCTAAAGATGCCAAAATAGTACATATTGATGTTGATCCAGCAGAAATTGGTAAAAACGTGGATGTGGATGTTCCAATCGTTGGTGACGCCAAGATCGTGATGCAAAGTCTTTTACAGACCATATCTCAAAAAAAGGTTTCTGCAGCCGTTAACACAGCAGCATGGACCAAACACGTGTCCGCATTTAGAAAACGTTCTATACCACGTGTTTCATTTGACGAGATTCCACTGAAACCTCAGCAGGTCATAAAAGAGATATCAGAAGCCATTACAGATGATACCATTGTTACAACAGATGTTGGCCAGAACCAGATGTGGATGGCACATTACTTCACATCCCGGATTCCAAGGACTTTCCTCTCATCCGGGGGACTTGGAACCATGGGTTTCGGATTCCCAGCAGCCATAGGCGCCAAAGTTGCAAAGCCTGAAACAGATGTTGTGGCAGTCTGTGGAGACGGTGGATTCCTCATGGTCTGTCAGGACCTTGCAACCATAAAAGATTATGATATACCCATTGTAATCTGCGTTCTAGATAACAGATACCTTGGAATGGTTGCCCAGTGGCAGAAACTATTCTACAACAACAGAATATCACATACAAAACTTGGAAACGTACCAGACTTTGTTAAACTTGCAGAGTCCTTTGATATTAAGGGTGAAAAGGTTGAAAAGCCTGGAGAGCTCAAAGAATCCCTTAAACGTGCCCTAAACTCCGGTGAACCAACCTTACTCGACATTGTAATAGATCCAGATGAGATCCTTCCAATGGTGCCGCCAGGACGCGGACTTACAGAAATAGTGGGCGAGTATAAGGTTGAAACCGAGTACCCTGGAGAAATCCCCTACAAGTCAAAGGCCCGTGAAATGGAGGGTGATTAG
- a CDS encoding DUF2769 domain-containing protein: protein MGKVEFNAENVAKCQCVKCPVQAKSECFKNTLRGMQEMMSEDVDIATVIEPKDVPGIYCANGKAVCTDLDTHEICKCGECPIWTEYGLNKGEPGSYFCRDGAAR, encoded by the coding sequence ATGGGAAAAGTTGAATTCAATGCTGAGAATGTTGCAAAATGTCAATGCGTGAAATGTCCTGTTCAGGCAAAAAGCGAGTGCTTTAAGAATACGTTGAGGGGTATGCAGGAGATGATGTCTGAAGACGTGGACATTGCTACTGTGATAGAGCCAAAAGACGTTCCAGGAATTTACTGTGCAAATGGAAAAGCTGTCTGCACAGACCTTGATACACATGAAATATGTAAATGTGGGGAATGTCCAATATGGACCGAATATGGGCTTAACAAAGGGGAACCGGGATCATATTTCTGCAGAGATGGCGCTGCAAGGTAA